Proteins found in one Hypericibacter terrae genomic segment:
- a CDS encoding MBL fold metallo-hydrolase, with protein MNPTIQSFFHEPTFTVSYLVSDPDSRKAAIVDPVLDFDPKSGRTGHKSADGILAAAAAGGMEIAWILETHVHADHLSAAAYLKEKTGARTGIGRAVSEVQRYFKPVFNATDLEPDGRQFDRLFADGDRLLIGSLELQVMHTPGHTPACISYLAGDAVIVGDTLFMPDYGTARCDFPGGNARQLYRSIRRLLALPPATRIFLCHDYKAPGRDHFVWETTVAEQRARNIHIHDGIDEAAFVAMREGRDKTLDMPALIIPSIQVNMRAGQMPPPDSNGTVYLRMPLNRL; from the coding sequence ATGAATCCGACCATCCAGTCCTTCTTTCATGAACCCACCTTCACCGTCTCCTATCTCGTCTCGGACCCCGACAGCCGCAAAGCGGCCATCGTCGATCCGGTGCTGGATTTCGATCCCAAGTCGGGACGCACCGGCCATAAATCGGCCGACGGGATCCTGGCCGCGGCGGCCGCCGGCGGCATGGAGATTGCGTGGATCCTCGAGACCCATGTCCATGCCGACCATCTGAGCGCCGCCGCCTATCTCAAGGAAAAGACCGGCGCCCGAACCGGCATCGGCCGCGCCGTCAGCGAGGTCCAGCGCTATTTCAAGCCGGTCTTCAACGCGACCGATCTCGAGCCCGACGGGCGGCAGTTCGATCGGCTCTTCGCCGACGGCGATCGCCTGCTCATCGGATCGCTCGAGCTGCAGGTGATGCACACGCCCGGCCACACGCCGGCCTGCATCAGTTATCTCGCCGGCGATGCAGTCATCGTCGGCGACACGCTCTTCATGCCCGACTACGGAACGGCGCGCTGCGATTTCCCCGGCGGCAACGCCCGCCAGCTCTATCGTTCGATCCGGCGCCTGTTGGCGCTGCCGCCGGCGACGCGCATCTTCCTCTGTCACGATTACAAGGCCCCCGGCCGCGATCATTTCGTCTGGGAGACGACCGTGGCCGAGCAGCGCGCCCGGAACATCCATATCCATGACGGGATCGACGAGGCCGCCTTCGTCGCCATGCGCGAAGGCCGCGACAAGACGCTCGACATGCCGGCCCTGATCATTCCCTCGATCCAGGTCAATATGCGGGCGGGGCAGATGCCGCCGCCCGACAGCAACGGCACCGTCTACCTGCGGATGCCGCTGAATCGGCTGTAG
- a CDS encoding hybrid sensor histidine kinase/response regulator produces the protein MMPLPKLPNPISVKLRALEAAPASTAMPSETAAEIMLRRAQRIGRLAFWHLSGPVADNGLRMACTYSDGIEQIFGVNLNEPGYDTLDFVERFVHPDDRDRARSIFMRFRRRQLLQYSIEFRIRHATGDWRTVHEAGEWDLSPEGSPVAAAGVVQDITDRNQLEARLRQSETLLASAQRIARVGSWRWTAIGEDPFAFHGEYHHSQEVADIFGVSIAELDIPPERFLERFVHPEDRQRVMDVWTVFRSPGHPSLEITYRARRADGEWRTLREFATWDHGPEGELTGVAGIVEDITERLDAQMTEWRRSAMMARAQKMAKLGTWTWRCGPDGNGLPEAIEFSPEAAEIHGVPAAELALAGKEYAARFVHPDDRAGFIATLARFLKRDIASYSLRYRIRHSSGEWRTIHDVAEWDFTPDGLPLGTTGVLQDITERLAVEESMRRHTAQVHRAQQLARIGHWQWTEGSWDGTPSPIMEWSDTAAEIHGVDKSQLQITSREYLKRFVHPADRAKVADAFRRFSLHEIERYAIEFRVTDGKGGWRHLREITAWDYDESGRSVSATGAFQDITEQVDSKRALSRSEEMLLRAQRIAKLAYWHWHGDPTVEDPSQAPHIYSDSISEIFGVGLTELELTDAEFVERFLHPDDRSRFGQILADFCACKLRSYSAEYRIRHANGEWRTVCDSGEWEYGPDGRATGASGAIQDITERVETNRALRRSQEMLTRAQEISKLGYWHWAFDPTLPDPRNAPYVYSPSIAKIFGIPPEDLRGTDEELIDRFLHPADRERVRKVFDAFNTEKTRTYAVEYRVRHGVTGDWRMVFDTGEWDYGPDGCVTGASGALQDVTDRSNVETALRESERLLTRAQEVAKLGYWRWRPSPDSNEWHEGAIYYSDTAARIYGVQPSDLIVPDRQFVVRFVHPDDRARIQDIYDRFFLEGERRYEAEYRIRHGETQWKWIHEIAEWDTDDDHRLGATGVILDITARVESDQALRHSEALLVRAQRTARVGHWVWRAGATDRPVGQGAAHFSAVAAEIFGVDPEELRVPTEEWVRRFVHPEDAARVLNILKRSLTGELTRYEIDYRGRNSDGTWRWIHEIAQFDYDAAGNVAGATGVLQDVTERVAAQAALRRSEAQLKRAQQIAKLAYWHWNMDAWPDSWQAATSHYSPEAAAIFGVPVERLARMSNLEYLEHFVHPDDGAALKLVFDDFVAMRILTYSIEYRIQHAGGDWRTISERGEWDRTPDGKIAGATGTIQDITELREAERALKEGAARLKLMTDHLPISIGYMDMDERLQFVNATAERWYGKPAEELVGQTMQEFMDAETYRFMRPYVREAKAGKAVKVQLHRQYPAGPPRDIEMLYVPHVDANGKVAGFFGMAFDMTERLTMEAQLRQAQKMEAVGQLTGGVAHDFNNLLGVIVGNLDLLAAQMPGGTKAQSLLSTALDAAESGAALIRRLLAFSRRQMLLPKATNLSELVGGMMVLMQRSLGESISIETRIQPGLWPAQIDGGQLEAAILNLAINARDAMPMGGELAIELNNATIEEDAVAADSEALPGDYVRISVRDTGTGIPPEVLPRVLEPFFTTKEVGKGTGLGLSMVYGFVKQSGGFLQLDSRVGEGTVISLYLPRAPVSLTAADAPASSHRSLRGESETVLVVEDRPDMRAYSAEALRALNYEPLEAADGPTALALLEQRPDIAVLFSDVVLPGGISGFELARIARERRPGILVLLTSGFSERAAGSRGDEAEAMLDKPFRPSELGRRLATLLGRGNP, from the coding sequence ATGATGCCACTGCCGAAGCTGCCGAATCCGATTTCCGTCAAGTTGCGCGCGCTGGAAGCCGCGCCAGCGTCGACGGCTATGCCGAGCGAGACGGCGGCGGAGATCATGCTGCGGCGCGCGCAGCGCATCGGCCGCCTCGCCTTCTGGCATCTGTCGGGTCCGGTCGCCGACAACGGCCTGCGCATGGCCTGCACCTACTCGGACGGCATCGAGCAGATCTTCGGCGTGAATCTCAACGAGCCGGGCTACGACACGCTCGATTTCGTGGAGCGGTTCGTGCATCCCGACGACCGGGATCGTGCGCGTTCCATCTTCATGCGCTTCCGGCGCCGCCAGCTGCTGCAATATTCGATCGAATTCCGTATCCGCCATGCCACCGGAGACTGGCGGACGGTGCACGAGGCCGGCGAATGGGATCTCTCGCCGGAAGGATCGCCCGTCGCCGCCGCGGGCGTCGTCCAGGACATCACGGACCGCAACCAGCTCGAGGCGCGCCTGCGCCAGAGCGAAACCCTGTTGGCTTCCGCGCAGCGCATCGCGCGGGTCGGCTCCTGGCGGTGGACCGCCATCGGCGAGGATCCCTTCGCCTTTCACGGCGAGTACCATCATTCCCAGGAGGTGGCCGATATCTTCGGAGTCTCGATCGCCGAGCTCGACATCCCGCCGGAACGGTTCCTCGAGCGCTTCGTCCATCCCGAGGATCGCCAGCGCGTCATGGATGTCTGGACCGTGTTCCGCAGTCCCGGCCATCCCTCGCTCGAGATTACCTACCGGGCCCGGCGCGCCGACGGCGAATGGCGCACCCTGCGCGAGTTCGCCACCTGGGATCATGGGCCCGAGGGTGAGCTGACGGGCGTTGCCGGCATCGTCGAGGACATCACCGAGCGGCTCGATGCCCAGATGACCGAATGGCGGCGCTCCGCCATGATGGCGCGCGCCCAGAAAATGGCCAAGCTCGGCACCTGGACCTGGCGTTGCGGGCCGGATGGGAACGGCCTTCCCGAAGCGATCGAGTTTTCGCCGGAAGCGGCGGAAATCCACGGCGTTCCGGCCGCCGAACTGGCGCTCGCCGGGAAGGAATATGCCGCCCGGTTCGTCCATCCCGACGACCGGGCCGGTTTCATCGCGACGCTCGCGCGCTTCCTGAAACGCGACATTGCCAGCTATTCGCTGCGCTATCGCATTCGGCATTCTTCCGGCGAATGGCGGACCATCCACGATGTCGCGGAGTGGGATTTCACTCCGGACGGGCTTCCGCTCGGCACGACCGGAGTCCTGCAGGACATCACCGAGCGCCTGGCGGTCGAAGAGTCGATGCGCCGGCACACGGCCCAGGTCCATCGCGCCCAACAGCTCGCGCGCATCGGCCATTGGCAGTGGACCGAGGGCAGCTGGGACGGCACCCCGTCGCCGATCATGGAGTGGTCCGATACCGCGGCGGAAATCCACGGCGTCGACAAGTCGCAGCTTCAGATCACCTCGCGCGAATATCTCAAGCGCTTCGTTCACCCCGCCGATCGGGCCAAGGTCGCGGATGCCTTTCGCCGGTTCAGCCTCCATGAGATCGAGCGCTATGCCATCGAGTTCCGCGTCACCGACGGCAAGGGCGGATGGCGTCATCTCCGCGAGATCACGGCCTGGGACTATGACGAATCCGGCCGGTCCGTATCGGCCACGGGGGCCTTCCAGGACATCACCGAGCAGGTCGACAGCAAGCGGGCGCTCAGCCGCAGCGAGGAGATGCTTCTGCGCGCCCAGCGCATCGCCAAGCTCGCCTATTGGCATTGGCATGGCGATCCGACCGTGGAAGATCCCAGCCAGGCGCCCCACATCTACTCCGATTCCATCAGCGAGATCTTCGGGGTCGGGCTTACCGAGCTCGAATTGACCGACGCGGAGTTCGTGGAGCGGTTCCTCCATCCCGACGATCGTTCGCGGTTTGGCCAGATACTCGCCGACTTCTGCGCCTGCAAGCTGCGTTCCTATTCGGCCGAGTACCGCATCCGCCACGCCAATGGCGAATGGCGGACCGTGTGCGACAGCGGCGAGTGGGAATATGGCCCCGATGGCCGCGCGACAGGCGCATCCGGCGCCATCCAGGACATCACCGAGCGCGTCGAGACCAACCGTGCCCTGCGGCGCAGCCAGGAGATGCTGACTCGCGCCCAGGAGATATCCAAGCTCGGTTATTGGCACTGGGCCTTCGATCCCACCTTGCCCGATCCGCGCAACGCCCCCTATGTCTATTCTCCGTCGATCGCGAAGATCTTCGGGATCCCGCCGGAAGATTTGCGCGGCACCGATGAGGAATTGATCGATCGCTTCCTACATCCCGCCGACCGCGAGCGCGTGCGGAAGGTGTTCGACGCATTCAACACCGAGAAGACGCGAACCTATGCCGTCGAATACCGGGTTCGTCATGGCGTGACGGGCGATTGGAGGATGGTATTCGATACCGGCGAATGGGACTACGGACCGGACGGATGCGTCACGGGCGCGTCGGGCGCGCTCCAGGACGTCACCGACCGCAGCAATGTCGAAACGGCATTGCGTGAGAGCGAGAGGCTGCTCACGCGCGCGCAGGAGGTCGCCAAACTCGGCTATTGGCGCTGGCGCCCCAGCCCGGACAGCAATGAATGGCATGAGGGCGCGATCTACTACTCGGACACCGCAGCCCGGATTTATGGCGTGCAGCCCAGCGACCTGATCGTGCCCGACCGCCAGTTCGTGGTGCGTTTCGTCCATCCCGACGACCGGGCTCGGATCCAGGACATCTATGACCGCTTCTTCCTCGAGGGCGAACGGCGCTACGAGGCCGAATACCGGATCCGCCATGGCGAGACCCAGTGGAAGTGGATCCACGAGATCGCCGAATGGGACACGGACGACGATCATCGTCTGGGCGCGACCGGCGTGATCCTCGACATCACCGCGCGCGTCGAATCCGACCAGGCCCTGCGCCACAGCGAGGCACTGCTGGTCCGTGCCCAACGGACGGCCCGCGTCGGTCATTGGGTCTGGCGCGCCGGCGCCACCGATCGGCCCGTCGGCCAGGGCGCGGCCCACTTTTCGGCCGTGGCGGCGGAAATCTTCGGCGTCGATCCGGAGGAGCTGCGGGTCCCGACCGAGGAATGGGTCCGCCGTTTCGTGCATCCGGAGGATGCCGCGCGGGTTCTCAACATCCTCAAACGTTCGCTGACCGGCGAGCTGACCCGTTACGAGATCGATTATCGCGGGCGCAACAGCGACGGCACCTGGCGCTGGATCCACGAGATCGCGCAGTTCGACTACGATGCCGCCGGCAATGTCGCCGGCGCAACCGGCGTGCTGCAGGACGTCACCGAACGGGTCGCGGCCCAGGCCGCCTTGCGGCGCAGCGAGGCGCAATTGAAGCGCGCCCAGCAGATCGCCAAGCTGGCCTATTGGCATTGGAACATGGACGCGTGGCCCGATAGCTGGCAGGCCGCAACCTCGCATTACTCCCCGGAAGCCGCCGCCATCTTCGGCGTTCCGGTCGAGCGTCTGGCACGGATGAGCAACCTCGAATATCTCGAGCATTTCGTGCATCCGGACGACGGGGCCGCCCTCAAGCTGGTGTTCGACGATTTCGTCGCCATGCGCATCCTCACCTACTCGATCGAGTATCGCATCCAGCATGCCGGCGGCGACTGGCGCACCATCAGCGAGCGCGGCGAGTGGGACCGGACGCCGGACGGCAAGATCGCCGGCGCCACCGGCACGATCCAGGACATCACCGAGCTGCGCGAAGCGGAGCGCGCCCTCAAGGAGGGGGCCGCCCGCCTCAAGCTCATGACCGACCATCTGCCGATCTCGATCGGCTATATGGACATGGACGAGCGGCTCCAGTTCGTGAATGCGACCGCCGAGCGCTGGTACGGCAAGCCGGCCGAGGAACTGGTCGGGCAGACCATGCAGGAATTCATGGATGCCGAAACCTATCGCTTCATGCGGCCCTATGTCCGCGAGGCGAAGGCCGGCAAGGCGGTGAAGGTGCAGCTGCACCGGCAGTATCCCGCCGGCCCCCCGCGCGACATCGAGATGCTCTATGTCCCGCATGTGGACGCCAACGGCAAGGTTGCCGGCTTCTTCGGCATGGCCTTCGACATGACCGAGCGCCTGACCATGGAAGCCCAGCTGCGCCAGGCCCAGAAGATGGAGGCGGTCGGCCAGCTCACCGGAGGCGTCGCGCACGACTTCAACAATCTGCTGGGCGTCATCGTCGGCAACCTCGATCTGCTGGCCGCGCAGATGCCGGGCGGCACCAAGGCCCAGTCGCTGCTGTCAACGGCCCTCGACGCGGCCGAAAGCGGGGCTGCGCTGATCCGCCGGCTGCTCGCCTTCTCGCGCCGCCAGATGCTCCTGCCCAAGGCCACCAATCTTTCGGAACTGGTGGGCGGCATGATGGTCCTCATGCAGCGATCGCTGGGCGAATCGATCTCGATCGAGACCCGGATACAGCCGGGCCTCTGGCCAGCGCAGATCGACGGCGGCCAGCTCGAGGCCGCGATCCTCAATCTCGCCATCAATGCCCGCGACGCCATGCCGATGGGCGGCGAACTGGCGATCGAGCTCAACAACGCGACCATCGAGGAAGATGCGGTGGCAGCGGACAGCGAGGCGCTGCCCGGCGACTATGTGCGAATATCCGTGCGCGACACCGGCACCGGCATCCCCCCGGAAGTCCTCCCCCGCGTGCTGGAGCCCTTCTTCACGACCAAGGAAGTCGGCAAGGGAACCGGTCTGGGCCTGAGCATGGTCTATGGTTTCGTCAAGCAGTCGGGCGGCTTCCTGCAGCTCGACAGCCGCGTCGGCGAGGGCACCGTCATCAGCCTCTACCTGCCGCGCGCGCCGGTCTCTCTGACGGCGGCCGACGCTCCCGCCTCCTCGCATCGCAGCCTGCGGGGCGAAAGCGAGACGGTGCTGGTCGTCGAGGATCGCCCCGACATGCGGGCCTATTCCGCCGAGGCGCTCCGCGCCCTCAATTACGAGCCCCTGGAGGCAGCCGACGGCCCCACGGCCCTGGCGTTGCTCGAGCAGCGGCCCGACATCGCGGTGCTGTTCAGCGACGTCGTGCTGCCGGGGGGCATCAGCGGCTTCGAGCTGGCACGCATCGCGCGCGAACGCCGGCCCGGCATCCTGGTGCTGCTGACCTCGGGCTTCAGCGAGCG